The following coding sequences are from one Triticum aestivum cultivar Chinese Spring chromosome 5A, IWGSC CS RefSeq v2.1, whole genome shotgun sequence window:
- the LOC123105316 gene encoding pathogenesis-related genes transcriptional activator PTI6, with amino-acid sequence MGMCPADSLAAGRTRRAGSLAPLPKRVCVFFVDADATESESSGDEEVRRGRRRVRKVIDISVKASSQPSPASSVPRRRALLRRRRVAKAGDGGYRRRFRGVRQRPWGKYAAEIRDPSLQKRLWLGTFDTAEEAAAVYDDAAVRLKGSHAVTNFTSSSSSDSDYVASAKPRSPPQAKLRPTGEAAAEAPATVPPSAPSPPSQPEPEEDDADSFNPFASSLTPVLRRAPRPVDHLYGELSDLASAAPPSKAVEFDWQQPWWDSEPKATEFDWQLPWWESEDFVMPPAASAVGVI; translated from the coding sequence ATGGGGATGTGTCCTGCCGACTCCCTCGCCGCCGGCCGGACCCGCCGCGCTGGGTCCCTCGCTCCCCTGCCCAAGCGCGTCTGCGTCTTCTTCGTGGACGCCGACGCCACCGAGTCCGAGTCCTCGGGGGACGAAGAGGTCAGGCGCGGCAGGCGGCGCGTGCGGAAGGTCATCGACATCAGCGTGAAGGCCTCCTCTCAGCCGTCTCCGGCGTCGTCCGTCCCGCGGAGACGGgctctgctgcggcggcggcgggtggccaAGGCCGGCGACGGCGGCTACCGTCGGCGGTTCCGTGGCGTGCGGCAAAGGCCGTGGGGCAAGTACGCCGCGGAGATCCGCGACCCGAGCCTGCAGAAGCGGCTGtggctcggcaccttcgacaccgccgAGGAGGCTGCCGCCGTGTACGACGACGCGGCCGTGCGCCTCAAGGGATCCCACGCCGTCACCAACTTCACGTCCAGCTCCAGCTCCGACTCCGACTACGTCGCGTCCGCCAAGCCCCGCTCCCCGCCGCAGGCCAAGCTCCGTCCTACCGGGGAAGCGGCAGCAGAGGCCCCCGCGACCGTTCCCCCttccgcgccgtcgccgccctcgcagCCCGAGCCCGAGGAGGACGACGCCGACTCGTTCAACCCGTTCGCCTCGTCCCTCACCCCCGTCCTCCGTCGCGCGCCCCGTCCAGTGGACCACCTGTACGGGGAGCTCAGCGACCTGGCCTCGGCCGCTCCGCCGTCCAAGGCGGTGGAGTTCGACTGGCAGCAGCCGTGGTGGGACAGCGAACCGAAGGCGACGGAGTTCGACTGGCAGCTGCCGTGGTGGGAGAGCGAGGACTTCGTGATGCCGCCGGCGGCGAGCGCCGTCGGCGTGATATGA